TCGACCACGTCCTGTACTCCCGCACCGGGGCGCTCGCCGCCGACGCCACCGGCCCCTGGCCGGACGAGGACCGCGCCGACGACGTCCAGGCGATCCTCGACGAGGGCGGCACGCCGCGGAAGGCGACGATCAACCGGCCGGACGAGCCCGCGCTGCTCAGCTACACCTCCGGCACCACCGGCCCGGCCAAGGGCGCGATCAACACCCACCGCAACCTCGCCTACCAGGTCGCCACGTGCCGCGCCTGGATCGGGCTGGACGAGTCCGACTCGATCCTCACGATCGCGCCGCTGTTCCACATCACCGGGCTCGCCATGCACCTGTCGCTCGGCCTCGGCGCCGGGCTGCCGCTCGTCCTGACCTGCCGGTTCGAGCCCGCGACGGCCGCCGCGCTCGTCGAGCGCTACCGCCCCACGTTCACCATCGGGTCCATCACCGCGTTCATCGCCCTGCTGGACGAGCCGGGCACCCGCGACCGCGACCTCGGCTCGCTGACGAAGGTGTTCAGCGGCGGCGCGCCCGTCCCGTCCGCGACCGTCCGCCGCTTCGCCGACGCCTTCGGCGTCTACGTCCACAACGCGTACGGGCTCACCGAGACGACGGCCGCCACCGTCGCGGTGCCGCTCGGGACGCGCGCGCCCGTCGACGAGGCGTCCGGGACGCTCGCGATCGGCGTGCCGCTCCCGAGCGTCCACGTCGAGATCCGCGGCGAGACGGGCGAGGTGCTCCCGCCGGGCGAGCCCGGCGAGCTCGCGATCGCGGGCCCGCAGGTCGCGGCGGGGTACTGGCGGAACCCGGAGCAGACGCGCGCGTCCTTCCCCGACCGGACGCTCCTCACCGGCGACGTCGGGTTCATGGACGCCGACGGCTGGGTGTACCTCGTCGACCGCAAGAAGGACATGATCGTCGCCGCCGGGTACAAGATCTGGCCGCGCGAGGTCGAGGACGTCCTGTACGAGCATCCGGCCGTGCGCGAGGCCGCCGTCGTCGGCGTCCCCGACCCCTACCGCGGCGAGACCGTCCGCGCCCACGTCAGCCTCCGCCCGGGCGCCGCCGCCACTGGTGACGACCTGCGCGAACACTGCCGCAGCCGCCTGGCCGTCTACAAGGCACCCGCGGAGGTAGTGATCGAGGACGAACTGCCGAAGAGCGTGACCGGCAAGATTCTCCGCCGCGAACTGCGCGGCCATTGACCTTTCTCCTGCGATTCGCCGGGAGGCGGGTCCGGGACGACCGCCGACCGCTGAAGTGCCGAGAAACCTATATTCCTGTGAAGATCAGCCAATCGGGGCCTGACGATATAGTGCACGACAGCTTCCTGCCGTCAGTCTCGGTCTTTCGTACGCTTCAGGAAACCGGCTACTGCCGCCACTGCGCACGCCCAGCCCAGCGCTTGGAACAGCAAGGCCGCCCACTGGTTGACACCCTCCATTCGCCACATGCCGCCCGATCCGAGATTAATCACTGGGAAGAGGAATCCCAGTGTCACTGTCACCGGATTCCAAACCGGATGATCATCCATGTTGATGGGTGCGGCTTGGTGGGCGGAGAACCACACCGTTCCGAGGAGTAGGCCGGCCGTGTACCACCCGAAAAGTCTGAAAGGGCGGTATCCGTAACCGACGAGCACACGGAAGAGCCATCCCGCGATTCGTTGCGATATCGGCGCGTCTTCGTAGAGGTGTCGGGCT
The nucleotide sequence above comes from Actinomadura algeriensis. Encoded proteins:
- a CDS encoding class I adenylate-forming enzyme family protein; translated protein: MNWRKLYGAGVPGEIEPDAGSVLQMFRIRTARRPDAPQLHYFGTTLDRAAVDRLSDALAAGLERRGVGAGDRVAIALQNTPVCVLAVLAVWKLRATVVPVNPMYKERELGHLLADSGARVLIAHPATAPAVAALPDPGVLDHVLYSRTGALAADATGPWPDEDRADDVQAILDEGGTPRKATINRPDEPALLSYTSGTTGPAKGAINTHRNLAYQVATCRAWIGLDESDSILTIAPLFHITGLAMHLSLGLGAGLPLVLTCRFEPATAAALVERYRPTFTIGSITAFIALLDEPGTRDRDLGSLTKVFSGGAPVPSATVRRFADAFGVYVHNAYGLTETTAATVAVPLGTRAPVDEASGTLAIGVPLPSVHVEIRGETGEVLPPGEPGELAIAGPQVAAGYWRNPEQTRASFPDRTLLTGDVGFMDADGWVYLVDRKKDMIVAAGYKIWPREVEDVLYEHPAVREAAVVGVPDPYRGETVRAHVSLRPGAAATGDDLREHCRSRLAVYKAPAEVVIEDELPKSVTGKILRRELRGH